Proteins from a genomic interval of Gemmatimonas sp.:
- a CDS encoding response regulator transcription factor, translating to MRILVIEDDRLVADLMRQVLIDDGYDVDIAPVAEDGRRLALSTAYDAIVLDLELPDRNGIAVLQDLRREGSTTPIVVATAHDTTADVVRALDAGADDYLQKPFPNEVLAARVRAAIRRGGARSMERVSAGDLTLNRVSHEVQCHNKPVSLTARQYSLLEFLAMRAGETVTRPMLLEHVWHLQFDPGSNVVDVHVAQLRKRLRESGSVVDIRTVRGEGYSLDLG from the coding sequence ATGCGGATCCTGGTCATCGAAGACGATCGACTCGTCGCTGATCTGATGCGCCAGGTCTTGATCGACGATGGTTACGATGTCGATATCGCTCCGGTCGCCGAAGATGGACGACGACTCGCGCTCTCGACCGCCTACGATGCGATCGTCCTCGATCTCGAATTGCCCGACCGCAACGGGATCGCCGTGCTGCAGGATCTTCGCCGCGAAGGAAGCACCACGCCCATCGTGGTCGCCACGGCGCATGATACGACCGCAGATGTCGTTCGGGCGCTCGATGCGGGCGCCGATGACTACCTGCAAAAGCCGTTTCCCAACGAAGTACTGGCCGCCCGCGTACGGGCAGCGATTCGGCGCGGGGGCGCACGCTCGATGGAGCGCGTCAGTGCCGGCGATCTCACGCTTAATCGCGTGTCACATGAAGTGCAGTGCCACAACAAGCCGGTCAGTCTGACGGCGCGTCAGTATTCGCTGCTCGAGTTCCTGGCGATGCGGGCTGGTGAAACGGTTACGCGTCCGATGCTGCTCGAGCATGTGTGGCACCTGCAGTTCGATCCCGGTTCGAACGTGGTCGACGTGCACGTCGCGCAGCTCCGCAAGCGACTGCGCGAGTCCGGCAGCGT